The following coding sequences are from one Kogia breviceps isolate mKogBre1 chromosome X, mKogBre1 haplotype 1, whole genome shotgun sequence window:
- the GPR119 gene encoding glucose-dependent insulinotropic receptor, whose product MESSFSFGVILAILAALIIAANALVAMAVLSLIHKNDGVGLCFTLNLAVADTSLGLAISGLVTDQLSSPARPTQKTLCSLQMAFVTSSATASVLTVMLIAFDRYLAIKQPLRYFQIMNGLTAGACIAGLWLVSYLIGFLPLGVRVFQQTAYKGPCSFFAVFHPCFVLTLSCVGFFPALLLFVFFYCDMLKIASMHSQQIRKTEHAGAPAGAHRPPRTVSDFKAVRTVAVLIGSFTLSWTPFLITSIVQVACQECHLYPVLERYLWPLGMGNSLLNPLIYAYWQKEIRQQFFQMALGMKKGLTAFLLLLSARDGGPQGPRESARHITTISHSELAG is encoded by the coding sequence ATGGAGTCATCTTTCTCATTTGGAGTGATCCTTGCTATCCTGGCCGCCCTCATTATTGCCGCTAATGCCCTAGTGGCCATGGCTGTGCTGTCGTTGATCCACAAGAATGATGGCGTCGGTCTCTGCttcaccttgaatctggctgtggcCGACACCTCGCTTGGCCTGGCCATCTCTGGCCTAGTCACAGACCAGCTCTCCAGCCCGGCTCGGCCCACACAGAAGACCCTGTGCAGCCTTCAGATGGCATTTGTCACTTCTTCTGCAACTGCCTCTGTCCTCACGGTCATGCTGATTGCCTTTGACAGGTACCTTGCCATCAAGCAGCCCCTCCGCTATTTCCAGATCATGAATGGGCTCACGGCCGGGGCCTGCATTGCCGGGCTGTGGTTGGTGTCTTACCTCATTGGCTTCCTCCCACTCGGGGTCCGCGTATTCCAGCAGACCGCCTACAAGGGGCCCTGCAGCTTCTTCGCTGTGTTTCACCCGTGCTTCGTGCTCACCCTCTCCTGCGTTGGCTTCTTCCCAGCCCTGCTCCTCTTTGTCTTCTTCTACTGTGACATGCTCAAGATTGCTTCCATGCACAGCCAGCAGATCCGCAAGACAGAGCATGCGGGAGCCCCAGCCGGGGCTCACCGGCCCCCACGGACCGTCAGTGACTTCAAGGCTGTCCGCACTGTGGCCGTTCTCATTGGCAGCTTCACTCTGTCCTGGACCCCGTTCCTTATCACTAGCATTGTGCAGGTGGCCTGCCAGGAGTGCCACCTCTACCCAGTGCTGGAACGGTACCTGTGGCCGCTTGGTATGGGCAACTCCCTGCTCAACCCACTCATCTATGCCTATTGGCAGAAGGAGATACGGCAGCAGTTCTTCCAGATGGCCCTGGGAATGAAGAAGGGGCTCACGgcattcctcctccttctctcggCCAGGGACGGTGGCCCACAGGGGCCCAGGGAAAGTGCCCGTCACATCACCACCATCTCCCACTCAGAGCTTGCTGGCTAA